The Megalops cyprinoides isolate fMegCyp1 chromosome 19, fMegCyp1.pri, whole genome shotgun sequence genome has a window encoding:
- the LOC118793996 gene encoding aquaporin-8-like yields the protein MESKTEMFDLSPEDAAEAGLDVATPRRGTRAFERYVQPCLAELLGSALFIFVGCSSVIENTEGTGRLQPALAHGLALAIVIAVFGAISGGHFNPAVSVSVFFIGGLNLVLLVPYVLAQLCGGVIGAALAKAISTPQTYANATGAAFSVVRDDAQVLPATIAEMVMTLFLTMVVCMGAVNGRTHTILAPLCIGLTVAADILAGGAVSGACMNPARAFGPALVADFWSYHWIYWVGPLCGALLTASFIRLLLGDQAIRVLLK from the exons ATGGAGTCCAAGACAGAGATGTTTGACTTGTCCCCTGAGGACGCGGCGGAGGCGGGACTGGACGTGGCGACCCCACGGAGGGGCACCCGGGCCTTCGAGCGCTACGTGCAGCCGTGCCTGGCCGAGCTGCTGGGCTCGGCCCTCTTCATCTTCGTTGGCTGCTCCTCGGTCATTGAGAAcacagaggggacagggagacTCCAGCCTGCCCTGGCGCACGGGCTGGCCCTCGCCATTGTCATCGCTGTTTTCGGGGCCATCAG CGGTGGCCATTTCAATCCGGCGGTGTCCGTCTCCGTCTTCTTTATCGGAGGTCTCAATTTAGTCCTGCTCGTCCCCTACGTCCTTGCCCAGTTGTGCGGTGGAGTGATCGGGGCCGCCCTTGCCAAG GCCATTTCTACACCGCAGACCTACGCCAATGCTACGGGGGCAGCTTTCAGCGTGGTGAGGGATGACGCCCAGGTTTTGCCGGCGACCATCGCTGAGATGGTCATGACCCTTTTCCTAACCATGGTAGTGTGTATGGGAGCGGTCAATGGCAGGACTCACACCATACTGGCCCCTCTCTGCATTGGACTGACTGTGGCTGCAGACATCTTAGCCGG CGGAGCGGTCTCCGGGGCGTGCATGAACCCAGCTCGCGCATTCGGACCCGCTCTGGTGGCGGACTTCTGGAGCTACCACTGGATCTACTGGGTAGGGCCTCTGTGCGGGGCCCTGCTCACAGCCAGCTTCATAAG ACTCCTGCTTGGTGACCAGGCTATCCGAGTTCTTTTGAAGTGA